Genomic DNA from Oxyura jamaicensis isolate SHBP4307 breed ruddy duck chromosome 23, BPBGC_Ojam_1.0, whole genome shotgun sequence:
GGCAGCAGAAAATCCCagtttacagaatcacagaatcgaaggggttggaagggacctcgaaagatcattgggtccaacccccctgccaaaggaggttccttagagcaggttgcccaggtaggtgtccagacaggccctgaatatctccagagaaggagactccacaacctccctgggcagcctgttccagtgctccgtcaccctcactgtgaatCAAGCAATCTCTTAAAAACATTAACGCTAAGTGTTAGCTACCATGGGTGGGAGATAACCAGTAACctgaatcttttattttcttgccaaTGAGGATGTGATGTGGGAGTTTCCTACACTGTTTTTCCAGTATAGGCATCTGAACAGTACTTTCAAACTCACTAATGGTTTCTTGAATGTCTGCCAGGACCTCTATGGGATCTAACTCTGGGATTCAGGTGCCTACAGTCTGCCTCAGGGCCTTTTTGCCTAACTGTGTCTTTTGCTGAGCCTCTACCCTGCTGTGAGGTGTCCCTATTCACCCGTCAGTTCCCTGGAAATGAAAGATGGCAGTGCCTTTGTTATTGCTGTCACTGTCTGGAAAACTTCATCCAAGAACATTGTCATCCACAAGTTCCAGCATGCTGTCATATCAGTTCCAGGCACTGTCACATCAACATCACATATAAAACAGATCATTGCAATGTTGAACTTATATTTTGCTTATAGAAATACAAttgcaatattaaaaataataataaaaaaatggtgttGCACTACTGCAAGCCATATCTGATCTTCTGACTTTGGGGATGATATCGTGTTTGCTGAAACAAGCAGTGCACAGTCCTGCAAAGGCTGCTGGATGCTGGTGGAACAACCTCAGTCCCTGGCCCTGGGGTAAAAAGAACAGCCTGGAAGAGACAGGCACCAGCCCCTGTGCCTGGCAGAGATACTGCTGAGACAGGCACCAGGATTTGATGAGCTCTCAGCAAAGAGCTGTGATATGTCGTATGCCTGGATGGCAAACACCTGCTGATCTGGCCCTGCTGTGGAAGGCATCTAGCAAACACTAGACCTGACCTCTTCCTCTTATAACCTAAACATCACAATAAAAGGGAGATGTCAGCAGTGGCACCTCAGAGAACAGGCACAACAAAGTGACAGGTCACGCTGGCACCTCCAACTGATTGTTCTGACAGACTATGGGCTAGAGCTAACCACGGTGAGCCAGGGTGTCCGTTAAAAGTGAGGtaagaattttaatttaatggtaTTGGTATCTTGCTGAACCTAGACAGGTTCATGGGCATCTCCCTTCTGATTCAGCTGATGTCTTCTGAGGTGACCAGAATAAGCACAGAGGTGCTCCACCCCCTTGAGCATCTCATAATGTCAGTCCAATCTCTGCTGTCAGGCAGCCTGAGGTTTATGACTGAAACCAGACATTCTGGTCTCGAGTTTCACAGCTGAGGAACTCAGCCAGGATAGTCAGGCTGGCCACCCACCATGTGTCAGAGTGCCTCCTCAGACTGTACCACAGCTGGGTTGGTGTGGCTCAGCACAAGAGGCAGGTGCATTATAGAGAAAAATCAGCTGGACACTGACAAGGATCTTGGAAGCTGCTCTGAACAGATAGTAACACCAATGCCTCACACCCTAGAATTCACACAGAAGACACTCAAGTCCTTGGACAAAATTACTGAGgtataaagaaagaagaaggaaagaaaaaaacagtaatatgGCATGATTGGTTGCTTGAGTTGGAAGCTGATGTGGAGTCAGCAAGGATACAATGGTGATGGGTGCACTTTCTCTTAATTCttgaggaggggagaggggaggaggggaggggaggggggagaggagggagaggggaggggaaggggcatCCCTTGATACCATCAGGGAGGCTTCCATGAGACCTCCACCCCCATAAGGTACGTATGAAGAAAAGCCTACCTTTAGGTTTTTAATCTAACATCTGTGGCATACCACCCACCTCCAAGGCAGTCACATTAATACCACagccacaagaaaaaataaaaaaaaaagcacatagcTTGCACAGTTGCCAGCTTAATAACAGTTGCATGTTATTAACCTTTGCACTAACTCAGACACTGCAAATTTTCAGCAAATAACATGCCAGAGAAATACTTATTTCATTATCTGAAACAGACCATCAGGATGACTGAAGTGCTGCATCGCCTCGTCTTTCGTGGAAGCCTAGCGAAACTGCCTGTAAGCACTAGAGGGAGCGAGTCCTCAAGCTGCAACATCCATCCATCAATGCCTACAACTGATCCTACAGCACCTACCCAAAGCAGAGCTCCGAAGAGCTTCTGTAGCGCAATTGCTCAAAGCTGAGCTTGTGTAGCTTGTTTGCTTACATCAgcaataaagcaaagcaaaggcttAATTTGCACCTTGTGCCTGGCATCTCCTTACAAGAATTATTTCCATGTGCTCAGTTTGGATCTGACCcaaaagaaaggctgagaggcAGGACCTaagcctcctgctctgctgcagcaaacAATCAGATACAATGAGAGTATCACAGAGGAAAGAGACAGAACAATGTATTTTGACAAAACCAGCACCAACCCTGTGTTTCCAAAATAGGATTTTTAGGCGATCTGAGACTTTGATTagtggagctgggggggggggggggggggggggggggggtgcggtGACAGTGATGTCTTTACAGGAAAGCTGAATGTAGAAAGCTGCTCCCAGTGTCAGCATTGAACAGTGCTGAGTCTTCCACCAATGAAATAGCAACATCTTTACAGAAACAGAGATCCCATCAGAAGAAGATTGCTTGTGATACAAATCTCAAGATATCCTtcaagggcattttttttttttttttttttttttcctgagggcATAAACAATACTTTGAGCTGCccaaaaacaaatacatgaaattTGGATTGCTCTGGTATACCTGTATCTCCAGTCTTTTAGGGTAACTTCATGCTGCTCATTTACAAGATATTaatgtacttttattttatggCCATGAATTGAGAATACTGACTACATGGTATCtgggtgattttatttttaggtaagATGCAGAGAGGGACATAACACAACATTCAAAAGCCCTGTGTGAACTAACCACACATCTGCTTGCCTGCCTACCTGTCACTCCACATATGGCCAAGGATGGAAGCCAGCTAGTTCATCAGAGATACTCAGATACACAGAGGTCAGGATGCTCTCTGTAAGGTACACTTCAGCTGCTGTCATAGGCATGCTGCATAGCAAGCAAATTTGAGCTAACTGACCTTGAGACCACCTGCAGACTGTACTGCAGACCTACACTGAGTCCTGGATATACTGCTAAGGGAAATATGGGAGAAAAATATGCAAACGCCTTAAGTTTCACTTTTCTGGGAACTGTTCCTTAGCGAGCATGGTAGCCCATGGACACCCACATCATTGCCTACCCaagttgtgggttttttgtttgtttttcctgcaagcAACAGGTCCTGCAAATGCCTAAAAGCATTGCCAACTTAGTGAGGTTGACACACTTGCTTCAGGGTGCTGTCAAAAGCTGTTTGGGTTGCACTACATTGAACTACCATTCTCAGAAGAGTTAAATGGGACAGTCAGATCTTCTGAGAGGAAAGGATCATCTGTTCTCAGCTAAGCCATTTGGCCAACAAGGCAGATGTCTTCTCACCTCTTTGGGGCTCCATGATTGGCTGCATGCTAGCCCAGCTGCAAGAAAAGGCTTCTTCAGATGCAAGCCTCATGTTTGTGGGTACCATTATTTCAAACTCCTGGGCCAGTGGGAGGCCCAGGTCTGGTTCTCCAATTTCCTAAGCAATATTATGCAAAAGGAGACTGTCAGTTCTGCCTGGATTCATGGAAGAGAAGTACAGACTGCCTGTAGCACACCCGTGACCATGGCCAGGGAGAATATTGTCGCTTGGACTCTCACAACTACAGTTGTAACAGAAGTAGGGTTGCACAGACCTTTCTCCCTATGATATCCATTCAAGCACATTGTCTGGGTGATCCAATTCCTCACTGTCCCCTTCAATACAGGAAATTTAGGTTGTTCACCAAGGTTGATGAATGCCAGCAAACATGCCTGCTGCATTCTTAGTGTCCAAACACAGCTGGAAAGCCAACTTGCACATTTTAATGCTAGGCAATAGACTCTATAGAGTAAATGCAATGGTGCAAAGTGTTCTGTGTCTTTCATTGCCAGAGAAGTGGAATGATTTTGTACATCGGCACTATCTCATTTTGTCAATGCCACAATCATCTGGTTGTGAATTTGTCTCCTCTGTCAACAGTCCTATCAGATTACTCAACTAGGCTCCCCTAAGGtggctgaaaatgaaagtgGCTGCTTCGATCAGCTTTAAATaaagagcagaggcagcaggtgCAGTAGGAATCAGCACATGGTTTAACAGACCGGAGGGCTACTTGGTGCCAGTGGGTGGATTTAAAATACGCTGGGGTCTGCAACTCTATTGGCAAGTGCATCTCACCAGCCACTCTCTGCCCCCACTCAGGTGGATTCCTCATTAAGTAACACCcaaaagaacaggaaaggagGGAAGCCATACCTGTGGCTCTCACTTTTCAGATGGTGTATTGATACAGACCAAGGAGGTAGCAACCCTCTCATGTAACCAGCCATCACTGGTCTGTTTAGGAGATGTCCAGGAAGCATTTCCAGACCAGAGTCCAGAAGTGGGCTCTGGTTTTGCATGCAGAAAATCATGCAGCCCTTACCAAACAGAGCTAAAGCTGCACAACCCTATGAAAGTCTCGTTTGCCTCATTTTTTTGGTGGTTCTCCAAGCTGACTGTGCCATACAAAGCCACTCTGAAAAACTTATCATATCCTACATACACTGTGACTGTATCTTCTCTGATCTTGGAAAGACCAAATAGATACCAGTTTGTAATTATTCACATAGCATTAAAAGATCAGTGCAAGTGGATCTAATTTCAAGAAATCTAGATTTCTTTACGCATACTTTTTACAAGATATTCCACTGAGTTTGACAGGAGTTGGATGAGGGCAGGAAATAAGCTGTAAGAATTCCAAATCAAGTGCCCTACAACTAACAGACAACTTTAAAACAAGTTGAAAGGCAAGAGTGCTTAATGTAACACACTTACAGGTAATGTAATTTGGTGCCATGTACAAGCCACTGTAGGATCACTGGTGTAGCTCCTGCGCGTTAGCAGTTCTGATGCACTTAAGTTACTTTTGGTCCTTCGGGACCCCAGTTCAGGGGCATTCCAGGAATTAGCTGTGACACTGGTTCTTGCTGAGGTCTGCTCCAAGGAGTTTGTTCGTGCACTGTTCCCTTCTGTTTCGGAGAGGTCCACTGAGGACGTGCACTTGTTTGTAGTACTGGAAGCTacatttttctctacttttatTTGAGAGTCCTCCACAGAATGTAAGCCTTGTCTTGTTCTCCATGAACTTCTCAGAGTCacatgttttgtttcagacGAAACTGCATCTGAAGAGCCATGGCTCTTTGAGCTGATTGTCTCTGAAGGCAACTCACTGTTCTTCTCTGAAAGTTCAGTAGTCTTTATTACAATGCTGCTTCTGGAGACCACTGTTTCTGTTCTACCTCTCAGACCTGTCTCTCCAATTCTGTCGGCCTCAGATAATTTCAGAGCACTTCTATTAACTGATACCTCAAAGGGTTGGGAGAGATTGTTAGTTATTGGTGAGGGTTCATTCAGAGCAACTCTGACATTGCTGGTGGTAACATGCTTCTCCTTTGCTGCTATGTCTGCACTGAGCCTTGGAGCTGTTGGCTCTGAGGGGAAGATCGTGATGCTGcttgtcattttatttgttaccattttaaaactagacttctgtttttctgactcTGCCTCAGATGTAGTCCCTCCCATGACTGCCTTCATGTCCTTTTCAACAATTGCAGGTTTAATGATGGCTTTTGATCTCAGAGCTTCTCTTGGGCTGAATGACCTTCTGGATTTAAATCCTCCATTGCTGGCATCTGATGGTTTTATACACTTGGTGGAGTCTTCATCATGTACagtgtttttgtcattttcaaagAGAGATGCTCTAAAAACTCCCCTGGAATTGGAGAACTGCTTGGAATTGGCTTTCTTCCTTGTCTCGAAATCTGATTGAGTGTatgtttttttgcttcttcctgtttcttcatCTGAATTACGTTTGTCATGACTACTCTGTATGGTTTCGGAGTCTGTTTTTAAGCCAGCATTTACATGATCTGTTGCTGAAGGTGAAGACTGATCTGTGTCTTCTTTATCAGGACCTGTAAAAATCTGTAGAACGTCTTCTTGACTCCTTGAGTGATGTGAACGCTTTGTTAGTGAAGGTTTTGCGTTTTCAAGTGACATGTCTGTGAATTCTCTTTCCTGGtatattattgcttttttaGCCCTTCCCTCTAAGGGCTGCTTGTGTGATGCTGCAAAGCTGttcattgtttctgttttagtgCCAATGCAATCTGATGCCAATGTGTGGGAAGAGAGGTGGTACCTGTATGCTGATGCCATGCCATTGGAAGAGGAATAATTACCCCTGGGGAGCAGTGTGTCCCCCAAGATGTCACTAACTTCTGCCTGGcttattttcagcttctcgGGTAAAGAAGTCACTAATTCACCTTTGCTCAACTTGTCATCCCGTATGTCAGTGCTGGTTTGGCAATTGCCCCGGAGTGTCTGAGATGGCTTTTCAGCCTTGGATCTCAGACCTGTGTCACCAACAGGTTTAGAAGGTGTTTTCCAAGATTTCTGCTCATGTGCAGCAGGAGGGTATCGACTGAGGACAGATGGCTGCTCCTTTGATCTTTTCCCCTCATTCTGCATGATGGAGGCTTCCTTCTGACCACATGAAAAAGTGGAAACTGAAGATTTCTCTTCTAGTCTTTTCATATCTGTTGCAGTAGCATCCACACTGgatgcttttcctgcttttctgttcaTTAAACTCGGACTGGGTACCTGCTTACCACCATGGCTGTAGCTGTCGTTACTGAAAGAGAAATCTCTGTTCTTTACTCTTTCCCGGCGCTGCTGAGGTGAAACCTCCCTTGGCTTGTGCCTGGTGGCTGTTAAATCTGTTGCAACACCTCTGTATTTAGGTCTGTCATGTTTTCCCCTGCTAGAAAAGCTCGTATCTTCATTTTCAACCTCTCCATTTTCCagatctttctgtttctttatttgcatttttatttcttctaactGACCAGTTaagagtttgtttttattctgttcacTCAAGTAACTGTCTTGCAAGTCATTGTTTTTGGCTCTCACTTTTTTCAATTCTTCTTCTAAAGATTCAAAATGTTTGATCTGAGTTTTAAGTTTCTCAATTTCTTGGGTGAGATCTTTCACTTTGTTGTCttcatgatttttattcttttggttTTCTGATTTATTCCTGGTTTCATTTTCTACATGTTTTAGGTAATCCAcacttcccttccttctggtctCTTTAGAAGGCAATGCAGAAGTCAAGTCATCTTCAATTCTCAAATCATTTCTGTCAAGGAGATTATTTGATGACCTTTCTAGCAAGTTGGATGCATTTCTAGTTTGATCTGCCCtatttagtttattattttgttctagTTTCTGTGTTAGCTCCTggattattttctcattctgcttttctctttcattaaaatgttttctttcactgataAAGGTTAGTGctaaagatttcagtttttctaaCTCATCCGTTAAGCTCTGCTCGGTTTTATCCAGCCTGTCTTCGGATGCTTCAAGTTCTTTAACTTTCACTCGAAGTACTTCTAATTCTGTAGATATCTTTTTGGtcaaattcttttcttcattgaGGCTAAGACACAGCTGTGTGCAGTCATTCTTACTCCTACCAAAGGCCTCCTCCAGTTTCTCCAGCTCTGCCATTCTCCTTTGCAGGTGTTC
This window encodes:
- the LUZP1 gene encoding leucine zipper protein 1, with translation MAEFTGYKETSNRHLRFKLQSLSRRLDELEEATKNLQKAEDELLDLQDKVIQAEGSNSSMLADIEALRKRVLKIEGKDEEIKKAEELCRLMKEKLQEEESLTRELKSEIEHLQRRMAELEKLEEAFGRSKNDCTQLCLSLNEEKNLTKKISTELEVLRVKVKELEASEDRLDKTEQSLTDELEKLKSLALTFISERKHFNEREKQNEKIIQELTQKLEQNNKLNRADQTRNASNLLERSSNNLLDRNDLRIEDDLTSALPSKETRRKGSVDYLKHVENETRNKSENQKNKNHEDNKVKDLTQEIEKLKTQIKHFESLEEELKKVRAKNNDLQDSYLSEQNKNKLLTGQLEEIKMQIKKQKDLENGEVENEDTSFSSRGKHDRPKYRGVATDLTATRHKPREVSPQQRRERVKNRDFSFSNDSYSHGGKQVPSPSLMNRKAGKASSVDATATDMKRLEEKSSVSTFSCGQKEASIMQNEGKRSKEQPSVLSRYPPAAHEQKSWKTPSKPVGDTGLRSKAEKPSQTLRGNCQTSTDIRDDKLSKGELVTSLPEKLKISQAEVSDILGDTLLPRGNYSSSNGMASAYRYHLSSHTLASDCIGTKTETMNSFAASHKQPLEGRAKKAIIYQEREFTDMSLENAKPSLTKRSHHSRSQEDVLQIFTGPDKEDTDQSSPSATDHVNAGLKTDSETIQSSHDKRNSDEETGRSKKTYTQSDFETRKKANSKQFSNSRGVFRASLFENDKNTVHDEDSTKCIKPSDASNGGFKSRRSFSPREALRSKAIIKPAIVEKDMKAVMGGTTSEAESEKQKSSFKMVTNKMTSSITIFPSEPTAPRLSADIAAKEKHVTTSNVRVALNEPSPITNNLSQPFEVSVNRSALKLSEADRIGETGLRGRTETVVSRSSIVIKTTELSEKNSELPSETISSKSHGSSDAVSSETKHVTLRSSWRTRQGLHSVEDSQIKVEKNVASSTTNKCTSSVDLSETEGNSARTNSLEQTSARTSVTANSWNAPELGSRRTKSNLSASELLTRRSYTSDPTVACTWHQITLPDENKDVPSSRRKQFGSSEYLSQADTPGKRPATKLELQDADSNPYPPLSLQSEEQGASRAYRTTSRR